From the Polaribacter tangerinus genome, the window TTTTTTAGGCTAGTTTTTATAGTTAAAACTTCATCATAATAAGCAGATTTTAAATATTTTATATCTAATGAAATAACAGGTAAGATTATTCCATTTATTTCCATATATTTGTATGCAACCCCCAGCGAGCGTAACCACTCTGTTCTGCCCATTTCAAAGTATTGGGCGTAATTACCATGATAAACAACGCCCATTTGGTCGGTTTCAGAATAACGAATTCTTGTTTTTGTAAAAGAATATTTTTGTTGCATTTATAAAATTTGTAAGTTGGGTATTTTACGCA encodes:
- a CDS encoding acyl-CoA thioesterase — encoded protein: MQQKYSFTKTRIRYSETDQMGVVYHGNYAQYFEMGRTEWLRSLGVAYKYMEINGIILPVISLDIKYLKSAYYDEVLTIKTSLKKRPLVKISFDYEITNEHNELICTGNTELAFLDAKTKKPVKCPDALLKLLK